In Paraburkholderia youngii, the genomic stretch GCGGTGCATGCTGCTGCTTAGAAAAATCAAGCGTTGCGGTCGAACAGTCAGAGCTGTGATTATGTAGGGCGCGACGACATTGACAGGAAGTACCGTGGGACCGGAGTACACGCCCGCGTTGAGGATGATGGCATCCATTGGTCCGAGTTCATTCACCTGCTCGGCAATGTCGCGTGTCTGATCAAAGTCAGCAAGATCTCCGACAACTGCCTCCGCGCCTCGATCGATAAGATTCTGTACGGCGACGAGCCTCTGTGGGGCGCGCACATGAACGACCACCTGGTGCCCTTCCGCAAGGAGAGTCTGCGCCGTGGCCTGACCGAGGCCGTCGGCAGAGCCAGTAATAAATATGCGTGCCATGAATGTCATCAGCCTTTCGATGTCTGCGATCCCAAACAGGTGTCGCGCATAAACGCTAGGTGGACCAGGTCAATGCCCGACCTGCTTCCAGTTCGCGCGCAACAACTCACCCGAGTTTAGCGTGCGCGACCGATACATCCGAAGGTAGCGATACGCCGTTCCTTACGGCCAAGATTTCGGTCATGACACGCACGGAGATTTCGGCCGGCGTGTTACTGCCAACGTAGGCGAAGTCGTGAGATCGTCTCAATGGTCTCCCCGAATGCGTCATCAGGTGATCGCCGCCGCCGTGGGCATCACGACGCGAACCGATGGCTCCAAAGTAGAACGCTTGGCTGCACCACACTCAACGCATTTGCAGGACGATGACATTGCTGCTCGCCGGATTCGTCCGTTCGCGAAGCTTTTTGACCTCCTCCGGTTTCACCGCGCCGCCTCTATTACCCCATGAAGTCCTGATGAAACTGAGAACGTCCGCGATTTCCTCATCGGAAAGCTGATTACGGAACGGCGGCATTCGATAGGAAT encodes the following:
- a CDS encoding SDR family NAD(P)-dependent oxidoreductase — protein: MTFMARIFITGSADGLGQATAQTLLAEGHQVVVHVRAPQRLVAVQNLIDRGAEAVVGDLADFDQTRDIAEQVNELGPMDAIILNAGVYSGPTVLPVNVVAPYIITALTVRPQRLIFLSSSMHRNGRPSLAGMDWTGQRVTGSYSDSKLFVTALAAGVARLWPDVFCNSVDPGWVPTRMGGPNAPDDLRLGHLTQEWLATSDDVEAQTTNGYWHHQQKADPHPAARDINFQIHLVDQLARATGLSLA